Proteins encoded within one genomic window of Spirochaeta cellobiosiphila DSM 17781:
- a CDS encoding redox-sensing transcriptional repressor Rex, which produces MDVQDRLPLPTLRRMPGYLRKVTLALQEGQEYISTSLLSRSLHITSIQVRKDLEYLNVKGWPKKGYLCRDLEEALGNLLGLDSRFEVILVGLGAIGRALMEYPKFKYYGISIKAAFDSKIRKSHINGIPVYPMSNLKKYVKENPMEVAVLAVNDDLAQSCLDQLVEVGIKGVWNFTTKALQSQKVIWIKNIDLGFLFGSFIAEYLHHKKTLPS; this is translated from the coding sequence ATGGATGTACAAGATCGTTTACCTCTGCCCACTCTTCGTAGAATGCCCGGTTATCTGAGAAAAGTGACTTTAGCCTTGCAGGAAGGTCAAGAATATATATCAACCTCTCTTCTCTCTCGTTCTCTTCATATTACCTCTATTCAGGTCCGAAAAGATTTGGAGTACTTAAATGTTAAGGGTTGGCCTAAGAAAGGCTATTTATGTAGGGATTTAGAGGAGGCCTTGGGGAATCTATTGGGTTTAGATTCCAGGTTTGAAGTTATACTTGTTGGTTTGGGCGCTATTGGCCGGGCTTTAATGGAATACCCTAAGTTCAAATATTATGGAATCTCCATAAAAGCTGCTTTTGATAGTAAAATAAGAAAGTCTCATATCAATGGTATTCCCGTATATCCTATGAGCAATTTAAAAAAATACGTGAAAGAAAATCCAATGGAAGTAGCTGTTCTGGCTGTGAATGATGATCTGGCTCAATCTTGTTTGGATCAACTGGTAGAGGTAGGTATTAAGGGGGTATGGAATTTTACAACCAAAGCCCTACAATCTCAAAAAGTTATATGGATAAAGAATATTGACTTAGGTTTTCTTTTTGGGTCCTTTATTGCTGAGTATCTCCACCACAAAAAAACACTACCCTCTTAG
- a CDS encoding (2Fe-2S) ferredoxin domain-containing protein, which produces MRTQKMERTKIAICMGSSCFSRGNRTNLGVIQEWMESNKANDRFELTGRLCCEQCSKGPIIEINDKAIKVESIEHLHQLLEKNYD; this is translated from the coding sequence ATTAGGACACAAAAGATGGAGAGAACCAAGATTGCCATTTGCATGGGAAGTTCATGCTTTTCCAGAGGCAATAGGACAAACTTAGGCGTCATTCAGGAATGGATGGAAAGTAATAAGGCCAATGACAGATTTGAGTTAACAGGGCGTTTATGTTGTGAACAATGCAGCAAGGGTCCCATTATTGAAATCAATGATAAAGCAATAAAGGTTGAAAGCATAGAACACCTCCATCAACTACTAGAGAAAAACTATGACTAA
- a CDS encoding [Fe-Fe] hydrogenase large subunit C-terminal domain-containing protein — MTKTSPIFTVEAECQDCYKCVRHCPVKAIQVKNASAVILTDQCILCAKCVQVCPSHAKRIRDDSYSVEELLRNKKAIALLAPSIVNTDTNSKQGDLYQMLAEVGFTHFSFVSNGANLTTKYIKGFLSREEAKGTTWASSACPAIVRYLSMYQDQSNINILPIPSPLLIQSQVVKELHPQKAIVFIGPCAAKKWESDEYPQYIDKALTIDEFIQLHNRMRKGDFPLRKKCTSLDRYQGTGTQYPLPGGMMTALGEDRDITMGAQSLSGISFIKDCLENYTNDDSQTMFLDLLSCQGGCMEGHCTSTKTSFLQRSLLKDKEQKKNNPALLKQETITLPKHAWPILTKPDIQTDYVKIQEFLKSIGKYTKEDEKDCGGCGYNSCYDFARMSINGQGEPNMCVSYLRKVAEKKAVALLHTIPCGVVIIDKKLNIVESNHLFLQYFAPEAAKVIDDTSHQLLEGRPLNKFVQLEQFFGLVLRDNRFISSKSLKAKGKVYNYSLFPIENNRIAGGIFQDITQVFVQRENIINKAKSVLETNVQTVQQIAFLLGENASASEVMLNSIIESFSTSSESAN; from the coding sequence ATGACTAAAACTTCACCTATATTTACAGTGGAAGCAGAATGCCAGGACTGTTATAAATGCGTTCGCCATTGTCCAGTCAAAGCCATTCAAGTCAAAAATGCCAGCGCAGTAATCTTAACCGATCAATGTATACTATGTGCCAAATGTGTTCAGGTTTGTCCTTCCCATGCAAAACGTATACGAGATGATAGTTATAGTGTTGAAGAGTTATTAAGAAATAAAAAGGCAATTGCCCTACTGGCACCATCTATTGTTAATACTGATACAAACTCAAAACAAGGGGATCTCTATCAAATGTTAGCAGAGGTAGGTTTTACCCATTTCAGCTTTGTATCCAATGGAGCAAACCTTACCACAAAATATATCAAAGGCTTTCTCTCCAGGGAGGAGGCCAAAGGAACAACCTGGGCATCTTCAGCCTGTCCTGCCATAGTTCGCTATTTATCCATGTATCAGGATCAAAGTAATATCAATATTTTACCAATCCCGTCTCCCCTCCTCATTCAAAGTCAGGTGGTTAAGGAACTGCATCCTCAAAAGGCTATTGTATTTATTGGTCCTTGCGCCGCCAAGAAGTGGGAATCAGATGAGTATCCCCAATACATAGATAAAGCCCTTACAATTGATGAATTTATACAGCTCCATAACCGGATGAGGAAGGGAGACTTTCCTTTACGAAAGAAATGTACATCCCTGGATCGATACCAAGGAACAGGAACCCAATATCCCCTGCCAGGAGGGATGATGACCGCTTTAGGGGAGGATAGGGACATAACCATGGGTGCCCAAAGCTTATCTGGTATCAGTTTTATTAAAGATTGTTTGGAAAATTACACTAATGATGATTCACAAACAATGTTTCTCGATCTTTTAAGCTGTCAAGGAGGTTGTATGGAAGGTCATTGCACATCCACAAAAACAAGCTTTCTTCAACGTAGTTTATTAAAAGATAAAGAACAAAAGAAAAACAACCCTGCCCTGTTAAAACAAGAAACTATTACCCTACCAAAGCATGCATGGCCTATATTAACAAAACCTGACATTCAAACAGATTATGTTAAGATACAGGAATTTCTGAAAAGCATCGGTAAGTATACCAAGGAAGATGAAAAAGATTGTGGAGGATGTGGTTACAACTCCTGTTACGACTTTGCCAGAATGAGTATCAACGGACAAGGGGAACCTAATATGTGCGTTAGTTACCTTCGGAAAGTAGCGGAGAAGAAAGCCGTAGCCCTGCTTCACACCATTCCTTGCGGTGTCGTTATTATTGACAAAAAACTAAACATCGTTGAATCGAATCATCTCTTTCTACAGTACTTTGCTCCCGAAGCAGCAAAGGTTATTGATGATACATCACACCAGCTATTAGAAGGACGTCCCTTAAATAAGTTTGTTCAACTGGAACAATTCTTTGGACTCGTCCTAAGGGACAATAGATTCATATCAAGCAAAAGCTTAAAGGCCAAAGGTAAGGTCTATAACTACTCCCTGTTTCCCATAGAAAATAACAGGATAGCCGGAGGAATATTTCAAGACATTACCCAGGTATTTGTCCAGAGAGAAAACATCATTAACAAAGCCAAATCAGTGCTGGAGACAAACGTACAGACCGTACAACAGATAGCATTTCTCTTGGGAGAAAATGCCTCAGCTAGTGAAGTCATGCTTAATTCTATTATTGAATCCTTTTCAACCTCCAGCGAAAGTGCTAACTAA
- a CDS encoding SpoIIE family protein phosphatase yields MTDRFFVDVASNICTKSGEMAAGDTFVSTRDKESGEIISVLSDGLGSGIKANVLSTLTTQIALKMSLAQHKIDQCAKLIYRSLPSCSSRKISYATFSIIKVGKKDFTSLIEYENPPALVFRGDTILHLDQEVQKFDRPQSYPTHISKREFQPQRGDRIILFSDGVTQAGMGNKATPFGWQNPIPFIQDIIRKNPTISARKLSEMMVNKARYYDTYKAKDDISCAVVYFRKPRRVLLVSGPPFESQRDPLLAQKLKDFKGKKVISGGTTAQIISREWQVPVTVDLHMGNHKLPPCSHMEGINLVTEGILTLARTVEYLEEPNKQNKDSGDPAMKLIELLLESDEIFLLGGTRINNAHQDPSMPVELEIRRNILKKLKDVLKNKYTKSVQIEYL; encoded by the coding sequence ATGACAGACCGATTTTTTGTAGATGTGGCTTCCAATATATGTACGAAGTCAGGAGAAATGGCCGCAGGGGACACTTTTGTCTCCACAAGAGATAAGGAAAGTGGGGAAATTATTTCTGTTCTATCAGATGGTTTAGGGTCAGGAATCAAAGCAAATGTACTATCCACCTTAACAACCCAGATAGCCCTAAAAATGTCCTTGGCTCAACATAAAATAGATCAGTGTGCGAAACTAATCTACCGCAGTCTTCCCAGTTGTAGTTCACGGAAGATCAGCTATGCCACCTTCTCGATTATAAAAGTAGGAAAAAAGGACTTTACCTCTCTCATTGAATATGAAAATCCACCTGCCCTTGTTTTTAGAGGAGATACTATTCTCCACCTAGATCAGGAAGTTCAAAAGTTCGACAGACCCCAGAGCTATCCAACTCATATTAGTAAACGCGAATTTCAGCCCCAAAGGGGTGATCGAATTATATTGTTTTCCGATGGGGTAACCCAGGCTGGGATGGGAAACAAAGCGACCCCCTTTGGATGGCAGAATCCCATACCATTTATTCAGGACATTATAAGAAAAAACCCCACCATTTCGGCCCGTAAATTAAGCGAAATGATGGTCAACAAAGCTAGGTATTATGATACTTATAAAGCCAAGGATGACATTAGTTGTGCAGTCGTTTACTTTCGCAAACCCCGGAGAGTCCTCCTTGTATCCGGTCCTCCCTTTGAGTCCCAAAGGGATCCTCTTCTCGCACAAAAGCTTAAAGACTTCAAAGGTAAAAAGGTAATATCCGGAGGCACCACAGCCCAAATTATCAGCAGAGAATGGCAAGTTCCTGTTACGGTAGATCTCCATATGGGGAACCACAAGCTCCCTCCCTGCTCCCACATGGAAGGAATCAACCTGGTTACAGAAGGAATCCTAACCTTAGCTCGCACAGTGGAGTATCTTGAGGAACCGAACAAGCAAAACAAAGATTCCGGGGATCCGGCTATGAAACTTATAGAACTACTGTTGGAAAGTGATGAAATATTTCTTCTAGGAGGGACAAGGATCAATAATGCCCATCAAGATCCCAGTATGCCAGTAGAATTAGAAATAAGACGTAATATACTCAAGAAACTAAAAGATGTTCTCAAAAACAAATATACCAAATCAGTTCAAATTGAATACTTGTAG
- a CDS encoding (2Fe-2S) ferredoxin domain-containing protein, translated as MKVEICLGTTCYLLGAADLLEELKELNQTQSFELKGTNCLQACKLRDQYGAPPYIKIDGQILGNAHIDMVRSNG; from the coding sequence ATGAAAGTAGAAATATGTCTAGGAACAACCTGCTACCTCTTGGGAGCAGCAGATCTATTAGAGGAATTAAAAGAACTTAATCAGACCCAGTCTTTTGAGCTCAAAGGAACAAACTGTCTACAGGCCTGTAAACTAAGAGATCAATATGGAGCACCTCCCTATATCAAGATAGATGGTCAAATTCTGGGAAACGCTCATATAGACATGGTACGCAGCAATGGATAG
- a CDS encoding [Fe-Fe] hydrogenase large subunit C-terminal domain-containing protein: protein MDRRSSLIRREVLCQTAKGLLAGKPEELHKIPFHITNNNESINRCCIHHDRAVIRARIISALGFKYDQISDETILSELWENIPEDMDQVSPQISILPEACSTCPEQELLVTDLCRTCLDKSCQSLCPKDAISFHPKAFIDQDKCIKCGKCQSGCAYGAIVKTKIPCQEACPVKAIERNHNEPARIDPDKCIDCGKCLISCPFGAPVSPSYMGMVAKKLFQKEVPMVAMLAPSIQGQLPGTYKQLLNSLYLLGFDYVTEVASGAIETIKAEGQELTEQLEEGKGFMTSSCCPVYQRLAHIHIPDMVNHISETPSPLTFTGRQWKNKNIFRVFIGPCLGKKREARLNGSAEAVLTFEELGALLVAKGIQVEEQWDNTLQETWNTAPREGHNFAASGGVSKAVAEATGIKDDRIQKLEGIDRKAVLILNSYAKRPGTVNFDFLEVMACQEGCVGGPGNICSSKILKRSLEEFTESTVKS, encoded by the coding sequence ATGGATAGAAGATCCAGTCTCATAAGAAGAGAAGTCCTATGCCAAACGGCTAAGGGACTTCTTGCGGGAAAGCCCGAAGAGCTACATAAGATACCCTTCCATATCACCAACAATAATGAAAGCATTAACAGATGCTGTATTCATCATGATAGAGCGGTTATCAGAGCACGGATTATATCAGCCCTGGGATTTAAATATGACCAAATATCTGATGAGACCATCCTAAGCGAATTGTGGGAAAATATACCTGAAGACATGGACCAGGTATCCCCCCAGATCAGCATACTACCCGAAGCTTGCAGCACCTGCCCGGAACAAGAACTATTAGTAACCGATCTTTGCCGCACTTGTCTGGACAAGAGTTGTCAATCCCTTTGTCCAAAGGACGCCATAAGCTTTCATCCCAAAGCCTTCATTGACCAGGACAAATGTATTAAATGTGGTAAATGTCAATCTGGCTGTGCCTATGGTGCCATTGTAAAAACCAAGATCCCTTGTCAGGAAGCTTGTCCTGTCAAAGCGATAGAGCGAAACCATAACGAACCAGCCAGGATTGATCCAGATAAATGCATTGACTGTGGAAAATGTCTAATATCCTGTCCTTTTGGAGCACCAGTAAGTCCTTCTTACATGGGAATGGTTGCCAAGAAATTATTTCAAAAAGAGGTCCCTATGGTAGCCATGTTAGCACCATCTATACAAGGCCAACTTCCCGGGACCTACAAGCAACTCCTTAATAGCTTATACCTACTAGGCTTTGATTATGTAACAGAAGTGGCCTCAGGGGCGATCGAGACCATAAAAGCAGAAGGACAAGAATTGACAGAACAACTAGAAGAAGGGAAAGGTTTTATGACTTCCTCCTGTTGTCCCGTATATCAGCGCTTAGCCCATATTCATATACCTGATATGGTTAATCATATCAGTGAGACCCCCTCGCCTCTAACATTCACAGGACGTCAATGGAAGAATAAAAACATTTTCCGGGTCTTTATTGGCCCCTGTCTGGGCAAAAAGAGAGAAGCCCGTCTTAATGGTTCTGCTGAAGCTGTTCTGACGTTTGAAGAATTAGGAGCACTTCTCGTAGCTAAGGGAATACAAGTAGAAGAGCAATGGGATAATACACTCCAGGAGACATGGAATACAGCTCCTAGAGAAGGACACAATTTTGCTGCTTCAGGTGGAGTCAGTAAAGCAGTGGCTGAGGCCACTGGAATCAAGGATGACAGAATACAGAAGCTAGAAGGAATAGATCGAAAAGCTGTTCTTATACTCAATAGCTATGCGAAACGTCCCGGAACTGTGAACTTCGACTTTCTGGAAGTTATGGCCTGTCAAGAGGGCTGTGTAGGAGGTCCAGGGAATATATGTTCTTCGAAAATATTAAAGAGATCCCTGGAAGAATTCACTGAAAGTACAGTCAAATCTTAA
- a CDS encoding substrate-binding domain-containing protein, which translates to MIKEKKIFTLSFLFMVMWVLPVFCGGSSERAKENVKIGVSVISVEAFQYYIKLGIDNYDKENTNTLFDIRIADNDMETQIKDVNDFLTMGYQAILIRAVDSEGTAPISEACKKAGVPLIVVNSSIGSSYDTFVASEEKAMGKAQAAYLAELAKGQGNVAIFVGDPNAEGARMRTEGFHEVLDSYPDLRLIVEESAFWDRKQAYDISVNWIEAGLPIDIIMANNDEMVIGAISAYKEAGKDGGLLFGGVDATEEALRLLKEGSLQVTIFQNGISQGYIAAKTAYEYTQGKKLASYIDVPYEVVTPDRADEILQQLTK; encoded by the coding sequence ATGATAAAAGAAAAAAAGATATTCACCCTTAGTTTTCTTTTTATGGTTATGTGGGTATTGCCTGTCTTTTGCGGGGGCAGTTCTGAGAGGGCAAAAGAAAATGTAAAAATAGGAGTATCCGTAATCTCTGTAGAAGCTTTTCAATACTATATAAAACTGGGTATTGATAATTATGATAAGGAAAATACAAATACCCTGTTTGATATTCGTATCGCTGACAACGATATGGAGACTCAGATTAAGGATGTAAATGATTTCCTGACGATGGGATATCAGGCCATATTGATAAGAGCAGTGGATTCAGAAGGAACCGCACCCATATCGGAGGCCTGTAAAAAGGCAGGGGTTCCCCTTATTGTCGTTAATAGTTCCATAGGATCTTCCTATGATACTTTTGTTGCTTCTGAGGAAAAGGCTATGGGAAAGGCTCAGGCTGCTTATCTAGCAGAATTAGCGAAAGGTCAAGGAAATGTGGCTATCTTTGTGGGAGACCCCAATGCTGAAGGGGCTCGTATGAGAACAGAAGGGTTTCATGAAGTACTGGATTCTTATCCTGATCTGCGTCTCATTGTAGAAGAATCAGCCTTTTGGGATCGAAAACAGGCCTATGATATAAGTGTAAATTGGATAGAGGCCGGTTTACCAATTGATATAATTATGGCTAACAATGATGAAATGGTCATCGGGGCTATATCCGCTTACAAGGAAGCGGGTAAAGATGGGGGACTTTTATTTGGTGGTGTTGATGCTACTGAGGAGGCTCTTCGCCTGCTTAAAGAAGGGAGTCTTCAAGTTACCATTTTCCAGAATGGTATATCCCAGGGCTATATAGCCGCAAAAACAGCTTATGAATATACCCAGGGCAAGAAACTAGCTTCCTATATTGATGTGCCCTATGAAGTGGTGACTCCAGATAGGGCTGATGAAATATTACAACAATTAACCAAGTAA
- a CDS encoding methyl-accepting chemotaxis protein, with amino-acid sequence MRLKVRTKLILGFMVLIFISLFMGISGSMGIRRIIDQTNVSTISNNIIINAQEALTNSLSYTLTNDYNYYANIKTNYKNVIAQVKAIDPLITEEERKETKLLSDNMTSYNSENQDYFNINYQLMAAEHIRTEIFNELQEKMNSFLQKENDENRTFMFVIQNLLFHINTEVLLSDENNVNILDQEWAEHFKELEVNLNLTARSWTTPSNLAFLKEVREGIDIYRYNLSLSRQYVASQNRIIEEQAIAAEKVINSAKDFQSSVTANIKSAAKNNSILTVILSLLALVIGIAITTVITESLLKQLGGEPYNIQMVTSRIASGDLNIDFPSRDLTGVYGSMQTMTHALKDIVITISQASSRITANSEQIASSAQQISTGTTEQAANMEEVAAAVEELNSNIQQNSNNAVESNRMAQKVANDSIEGNEAVLDTVNAMKEIATKISIIEEIARSTNLLALNAAIEAARAGDAGKGFAVVATEVRKLAETSGSSAKEITNISKNSTVRAAAAQKKISEIVPAMQTTATLIEEISVASTEQSKGADQINSAINQLDSVVQQNASSSEQLASMADELLSQATNMRETIAFFKIDEQYGVTNQSPNQKEIKTHESKKLMPPQESKKKEPINIELEEKPTPVKPKATEPPAPTPRPVVPPTPKMDKEEEVITGFKYDVSEAENDDFEDF; translated from the coding sequence ATGAGGTTAAAGGTCAGGACAAAACTTATTTTAGGTTTTATGGTTTTAATATTTATATCACTTTTTATGGGAATATCAGGTTCAATGGGCATACGAAGGATCATTGATCAGACCAATGTGAGCACTATCTCCAATAATATAATTATTAATGCTCAAGAGGCATTAACTAATTCCCTTAGCTATACCCTAACTAATGACTATAACTATTATGCAAATATCAAAACGAATTATAAAAATGTAATAGCTCAAGTTAAGGCTATTGATCCTTTAATCACAGAAGAAGAAAGAAAAGAAACAAAATTGTTAAGTGATAATATGACTTCCTATAATTCTGAGAATCAAGATTATTTTAATATTAACTATCAACTTATGGCAGCGGAACACATTCGAACAGAAATATTTAATGAACTTCAGGAAAAAATGAACTCCTTTCTACAAAAAGAAAACGATGAGAACAGGACATTTATGTTCGTTATTCAAAACCTCTTATTCCACATCAATACAGAAGTACTTCTATCAGATGAAAACAATGTCAATATTCTGGATCAGGAATGGGCGGAGCACTTTAAAGAACTAGAGGTAAATCTAAATTTAACAGCTCGTAGCTGGACTACCCCTTCTAACCTGGCATTCCTAAAAGAAGTACGTGAGGGAATAGATATTTACCGATACAACCTTAGCTTGAGCAGGCAATATGTAGCATCCCAAAACAGGATCATTGAAGAGCAAGCTATTGCAGCAGAGAAAGTTATAAATAGTGCAAAAGATTTTCAATCAAGTGTAACAGCCAATATTAAAAGTGCTGCTAAAAATAACTCCATATTAACAGTAATATTATCCCTTCTGGCTCTTGTTATTGGAATTGCAATAACTACCGTTATAACAGAATCGCTCCTTAAGCAATTAGGAGGAGAACCGTATAATATACAGATGGTAACCTCACGCATAGCCAGTGGTGACCTTAATATTGATTTTCCCAGTAGGGATCTTACTGGCGTGTATGGATCCATGCAGACCATGACCCATGCTTTAAAGGACATAGTAATAACCATAAGCCAGGCTTCCAGTAGAATCACGGCCAATAGTGAACAAATAGCCTCCTCAGCACAGCAAATATCAACAGGAACAACAGAACAGGCAGCAAATATGGAAGAAGTAGCCGCAGCTGTAGAAGAACTAAATTCCAACATACAGCAAAACAGCAATAATGCAGTAGAATCGAATCGAATGGCTCAAAAAGTCGCCAATGATTCCATTGAAGGTAATGAAGCTGTTCTGGATACGGTTAACGCCATGAAGGAAATAGCAACAAAGATATCCATCATCGAAGAGATCGCACGTAGCACAAATCTACTTGCTCTAAACGCAGCCATTGAAGCAGCCAGAGCAGGTGATGCAGGCAAAGGGTTTGCTGTAGTAGCCACTGAGGTACGTAAACTCGCCGAAACCAGTGGATCCTCTGCCAAAGAAATCACCAATATTTCCAAAAATAGTACAGTGAGGGCTGCGGCTGCTCAAAAGAAAATATCAGAGATCGTACCTGCCATGCAGACAACTGCTACCCTCATAGAAGAAATTTCTGTAGCCAGCACCGAACAAAGTAAAGGGGCGGACCAAATCAACAGCGCGATCAATCAACTGGATTCGGTGGTGCAACAAAACGCATCCTCCTCAGAACAATTAGCTTCAATGGCTGATGAACTTCTATCACAAGCCACAAACATGAGGGAAACTATTGCTTTCTTCAAGATCGACGAACAATATGGAGTCACGAATCAAAGTCCCAATCAGAAAGAAATAAAGACCCATGAGTCTAAAAAACTTATGCCTCCTCAAGAAAGCAAAAAGAAAGAACCAATAAATATTGAATTAGAAGAGAAACCAACCCCTGTAAAGCCTAAAGCAACCGAGCCCCCTGCTCCAACGCCCCGCCCAGTGGTACCTCCTACTCCTAAAATGGATAAAGAAGAAGAGGTTATCACCGGCTTTAAATACGACGTATCTGAGGCAGAAAATGATGACTTCGAAGATTTCTAA
- a CDS encoding tRNA 2-thiocytidine biosynthesis TtcA family protein: protein MAGLSGSGCELLIPESELKPIQEIEKSLIKQYRKQLWTPFVKGIKEFQMVQEGDSIAVAISGGKDSLLLAKLFQEFHRHSGTKFDLHFISMDPGFHTTNRDQLMFNCSHLGIPVQIFNKQVFEVVDEIANDYPCYLCARMRRGALYAKAEELGCNKVALGHHFDDVIETIMMNILCSGKYQTMMPKLKSQNFNNMELIRPLYYVREEDIKTFSKQSGLNPMNCGCIVAAKKTSSKRREVKELIAQLGNTFKDVDKSIFMSSKNIFTDAIIGWSNKGEKKTFLDEY from the coding sequence ATGGCAGGACTATCAGGTAGCGGCTGTGAACTACTCATACCAGAATCAGAATTAAAACCAATACAAGAAATCGAAAAGAGTCTGATAAAACAGTACCGTAAACAATTATGGACTCCTTTTGTAAAAGGGATCAAAGAATTTCAAATGGTGCAGGAAGGAGATTCCATTGCCGTAGCCATATCGGGAGGTAAGGACAGCTTACTGCTGGCTAAATTATTCCAGGAATTCCACCGTCATAGTGGTACGAAGTTTGATCTCCATTTTATATCCATGGATCCTGGCTTCCATACGACTAACAGGGATCAACTTATGTTTAATTGTAGTCACCTGGGAATTCCCGTTCAGATATTCAACAAGCAAGTCTTTGAAGTGGTTGATGAAATCGCTAATGATTATCCCTGTTATCTCTGTGCCCGTATGCGCCGAGGTGCCCTCTATGCCAAGGCAGAAGAATTAGGCTGTAATAAAGTCGCTCTGGGTCACCATTTTGATGATGTTATTGAGACTATCATGATGAATATTCTCTGTTCTGGTAAATACCAAACCATGATGCCTAAGCTCAAATCCCAGAACTTTAACAATATGGAACTCATCCGTCCTCTCTATTATGTCAGAGAAGAGGACATAAAAACCTTTTCAAAACAAAGTGGTTTAAATCCCATGAATTGTGGTTGTATTGTTGCTGCGAAGAAAACCTCCAGCAAACGGCGAGAAGTAAAGGAACTAATTGCCCAATTAGGTAATACCTTCAAAGATGTGGATAAGAGTATCTTTATGTCCAGCAAAAACATCTTTACCGATGCAATCATAGGCTGGTCCAATAAGGGTGAAAAGAAGACATTTCTTGATGAATACTAA